The genome window TGTGCTTCCCACGCTGCTTTCAATTGCATTAAACACTATCATTGCATACTTTATACTCGTCGGCAGCAACCACATCATCCAGAAGATTGGGAAGAACACCATCCTCGTTCTTGCAAGAATATTCTCGCTGCTATTAGCTGTTCTAGCAGTCTCAATGATAAGGTCAGGCCTCGAGGACGCTCTCCGCCAAGTCCTTAAGGGGAGCTGAATACATGCCCTTTGAACTAAGCGAGGAATACCTGTCTTTCCTAGCATCCTTCCCGACAGCTGAAAGCATAGCTCAACTTTCAAGGGGCTCGGGGCTCCCACCACATATTGCACGGAGAGCCTACAGGGAGCTAAGCTCGATACTCCAAATGCGTTTTCTCATAGACTTTCCAAAGCTCAGGATCCTCCCCGTAGCTCTGCTTATAGATGGTCATTGCCCCTCCTGGCTGGGCGCCACCCTCATTGCCAGCCTGGAGGGTCCCGTCCGAAACACTCTTTGCGTTGGATTTGCGTCCCTAAAAAGGGCGCTCGAGCTACAAGACGAACACCTTATAAAGGGTTTAGAGCTCAACTACTGGGATTTTACCTCCTATCCCTCCTCGTCTCCAAGAGAGCCAAGGGAAGAGGACTACGCCCTTCCTACACCTCCCAAGGGGTTCTACACAAGACCGGACGCCGTTGACCTGGCGGTCCTCTCCTTTAAGCTGGACTCACCCTTTGAAAAGATAACTGAATGTTATAAAAAGGCGTTAAGGTTAGACGAAACTCTCCGCGAATTGAGTAGCTCCACCCTCGCATATCATTTCAGAAAACACTTAAAACCCTTCTGGAAGGGAAATAGGGCTTACCTGGTTCAACCCATCGTTGAGAATCCCGTCCAAGTCTACATTATCGAGGGGTGGCGTAGCCCCGTTGTGGCTAGGACCGTGACCACGCTTCTCGGCTACTGGTTTTCAATCGTAGACGAGAAGAAGGCCTTGATAGTTAGCCAATTCACTACACGGGAGAAAGTTGCTTTCTACAGGTTTTTAAGATCCATGGGCGTAAGAGTTGTGTTTGGGGAGCTAATCATGGTCCCGGAGGAGACCAAGTATCTTAGACCCCTTCTCTGGAGGAACGTTAAGCATGCAAGATGGGCTTCTTCTTTTGAATCTGTTGAAAGCGAGAAGCCTGTATTTCCTTAAGTGTTTACCTCGTCAAGCGTCGATAAACGGCTTGTTTAAGGCGCTAGGCTTCCAGTTTATACCTGCGTCTTTCTGTGCAGGATGAGGTATAGGAGGATAGTCTGAGTCAAGTATATCAGGGATGTGAAGAAGAGAGGATAGTCCAAGTTGATGCTCATGAGCCATCCGCCTATAGCCGCTCCTACACCTCCAGCAAGCTGCCATCCAAGCATGTTAAGCATCGTATACCTGGAGCGCTCCTCCTCTCCTATGATCCTCATAGTGAGCGACCACATGAGGGGGTTCGCCGCGTTCATTAAAACGCTCCTAAGGGTAAACACTGTAGCCGCTACGAGATAATCCGGGGAAAATGCAGTCGCTATTATGAAAGGTATAGAGGCAGACTGTAGCAAGACTACAGCCCTGAGCGTCCCTAGCTTCTCGGATACGAGTGGTGCCAGTGACGTTGAAGGTATCATCAGAAGAGTCTCTGCCATCATCCTCGTCCCGAGCTCCCCTGCCTCCACCAGGAACTTAGACATAAAGTAGTAGTTAATCATCCAGATTGAAGCCCCTGCACCCAGCGCCGTAAGTGCGGAGAGTGACGTTAAGAGAAGCGTTTCCCTTGAGAAGCCAAGCTTAAACCCTCTTGGGGCACCATATGGGTCGCGAACAAGTAATAGGAAGGTAAAACCAGATACCGATACTGCTCCCCCCAAGGCCATGAGCATCCTGTAAGCCACGGCTATCTCACCGAGAGAAATGTTGGCCAATTGGGGAAGCCATGTGAGAGCCATGCCGAGCAGAGAGCCTACGAGTCCTATAATCTGTGATGCGGATGCCACTAGATCCAGCTTCTCGCGAGGAGTGACATCAGCCAGTAGCGGGTTAAGCGTGACCGCCGTCATGGCATTTCCTACTCCCAAGAGGGCGAAACCAACGTAAAGCACAACGCGTTCCGCCGGGAGGAGTATCAAGATGAATCCTGGTATGGAGAAGATTAGAGAGCCTATGGCTATCTTTTTCCTTCCATACCTGTCGGAGGTGTACGCTGCAGGAACGAGGGAGAGAGAAGTCGCTACAGATGATATGAATTGGAGGAGGCCAACCTCGCGGGGGTCGAAGCCTATGTGCTTTAAGTAGGGTTGTATTAGAACGTTTATTATACCGTTCCCGATCGAGCTGAGCAACACTAAGGCCAGTAAGGCTAGGATGCTCTTCTCCAAGGTCTTCAGCTTGTCTAACATTTCTAGATCCAAATATGTTCATTGTATATGACATATAAATTTTATCTTTCATATCATCGCAAACCATAAGACTCAAGGGAAATAATAGTACAATATGCGACTCGGTGACATATTTCTCATACTACTTTACCGCCTGGTCCCCAGCCGGTACTACTCCTGGGCATCGGGGAAAATAAAGCCCGCGAGAACACTGGTTGACGTTGGCGGGGCTAGAGGCAGGCTCTCAGAACACCTTAAGGATAAATTCGAGATCCAACTGATATTAGATGTCCTCCCACAACACTTCCCTAAGAAAAAGACAATCCCCAGCCTTGAATACGTAGCCGCAAGCGCCTGCTTCCTACCGGTTCGAGCTGATTCAGTTGACGCAGTGGTTTTCCACGACTCTCTACACCACCTGGATAGTCCAAGCGAGGGTTTGAGGGAAGCGCTAAGAGTCTTGAAAGAGGGAGGCAACCTCTATGTCTTTGACTTTGACAGGGAGAGCCCGGTAGGCAGATTAGTGAGAGCATTCGAAAGGATGCTTGGCTTTCCGGCTAGGCTCCTTACTGTAAGCGAGCTGACAAGCCTACTAGGAGAACATGGTAAAATAGAGGCGCTGAGCTCCACGTACGGGGTATTCTATGCAGTATTTATGAAAGAGCACCTAACAAACGCTTAAACTCTTCCTCTGATGCTTTCGCTTT of Thermofilum uzonense contains these proteins:
- a CDS encoding MFS transporter — protein: MLDKLKTLEKSILALLALVLLSSIGNGIINVLIQPYLKHIGFDPREVGLLQFISSVATSLSLVPAAYTSDRYGRKKIAIGSLIFSIPGFILILLPAERVVLYVGFALLGVGNAMTAVTLNPLLADVTPREKLDLVASASQIIGLVGSLLGMALTWLPQLANISLGEIAVAYRMLMALGGAVSVSGFTFLLLVRDPYGAPRGFKLGFSRETLLLTSLSALTALGAGASIWMINYYFMSKFLVEAGELGTRMMAETLLMIPSTSLAPLVSEKLGTLRAVVLLQSASIPFIIATAFSPDYLVAATVFTLRSVLMNAANPLMWSLTMRIIGEEERSRYTMLNMLGWQLAGGVGAAIGGWLMSINLDYPLFFTSLIYLTQTILLYLILHRKTQV
- a CDS encoding class I SAM-dependent methyltransferase, giving the protein MRLGDIFLILLYRLVPSRYYSWASGKIKPARTLVDVGGARGRLSEHLKDKFEIQLILDVLPQHFPKKKTIPSLEYVAASACFLPVRADSVDAVVFHDSLHHLDSPSEGLREALRVLKEGGNLYVFDFDRESPVGRLVRAFERMLGFPARLLTVSELTSLLGEHGKIEALSSTYGVFYAVFMKEHLTNA